A region of Nostoc sp. 'Peltigera membranacea cyanobiont' N6 DNA encodes the following proteins:
- a CDS encoding DUF2281 domain-containing protein yields the protein MSIIQAATEKMRSLPPEKQQEVLDFIEFLQSQLAQKNTSIEQVEPISFLEASQKFAGCVDGGPGDLATNKQYLEGLGTE from the coding sequence TTGAGTATTATACAAGCTGCTACTGAAAAAATGCGATCGCTCCCGCCAGAGAAGCAACAAGAAGTCTTAGATTTTATTGAGTTTCTGCAAAGTCAGCTAGCACAAAAAAATACAAGCATTGAACAAGTTGAGCCTATTTCATTTTTGGAAGCATCTCAAAAATTTGCTGGTTGTGTTGATGGTGGCCCCGGTGATTTGGCGACTAACAAACAATATCTGGAAGGTTTAGGAACTGAATGA
- a CDS encoding type II toxin-antitoxin system VapC family toxin — protein sequence MKQRVIIDTGPLVAFINRREHLHTWVINTLATIEQPLLTCEPVIVETCFLLRNIYGGQDTVMSLLDEGKILISMCLSEEAAVIKELLRQYQSVPMSLADACLVRMTQLYPDSELLTFDSDFRIYRKNRNQLISVIMPEDL from the coding sequence ATGAAGCAACGAGTCATCATCGATACCGGGCCATTAGTAGCCTTTATTAATCGCAGAGAGCATCTTCATACTTGGGTAATTAATACCTTAGCTACAATTGAGCAGCCTTTACTCACTTGTGAGCCTGTGATTGTAGAGACTTGTTTTTTATTGCGAAATATCTACGGTGGTCAGGATACGGTGATGTCTTTACTGGACGAGGGAAAGATATTAATTTCGATGTGTTTGAGTGAAGAAGCGGCAGTAATTAAAGAATTGCTACGACAATATCAATCAGTTCCAATGTCATTAGCAGATGCGTGTTTGGTGAGAATGACACAACTGTATCCTGATAGTGAGTTGCTAACATTTGATAGCGATTTTAGAATTTATCGGAAGAATCGTAATCAATTAATTTCTGTGATTATGCCAGAGGATTTGTAG